TGGTCAATTTTGGTACATTTTTAGTGGAGGTGATACAAAGGGCTCCTAAATACAGTAGTTGCAAGAGAACTAATTGTTGTTGCCTTATTTTCTGCCTTAAAACTACCAGGATGCAATTAGTACAACATGAGCAAGAGATGCTCTCCATCAGttgttctcaaagtgtggtgcaAGTACCATGAGTGGCACGTGAGCTCCCACTAGTAAAGTACCACTGCATGaattgttcaaactgcataatgttacagtagcttcaactttttttttttttttttttttaaatccactacATTTTAtaggtacagttcagttgtatttcacttttaagtacaatacctttgcatttaatctttttgaactatttgtttaaaaaaaactaacactcTGCTTTttatgcagtacattttcattgtatcattatttaagtatagTTACTTTCCTATATTTAAGGCCAGAATTAATGTTTAAACTCTACATAATGTTAATGTGGcctctgtttttttggggtttttttaggGATAAAATACGCCTAATTTTGAATGAACACGCTACTGTCTTTTcatgttagtcattacagtgatacttggagagctaagaaTTTTTTAGGTGCACTTTGTgtcaaacgtttgagaaccactgttctaCACCCTTCGACTTGGTGCAGATGATGTAAGATAAAACTCATGACAAATTTATGTCTCTGCCTTCTCTCGCTACAAAGATTTTTGTCCTGATTTGACCAAATATTGGTCATCTCAACATCTTTGCAAGTTGATATTGGTACCTATGAGGTAattaaaattactttattactaCCTATGATTGGTCCTTCCAAAATGATTACAGAAGCAGAATTACTGATTCATATTAAACTCACTGTGCTTTATCATGGTTGAGGTCAAGTGTAGAACAGTCAGGTTTATCAGCTCTTACCTATCAAATAGCATGTAAACTATTTACTTAAGACCACTTTCTTTTCCACCACTGAGCTTGTGTTTTCTCTGCCAGTAACATGGGATGAATTCTCTCAGCGTGAGAGCAGCGCGCCGTCACCTGGAGGTCTCCATAAGTTGCCGAGGCAAGTAGAGGTACCTCCAGATGGCGTAGTAGTGAATGCCTGCTCCGGCTGCCACGAAAAGATGCCAAATAGCGTGGGCGAAAGGGACAAAGCCGTCACTCTTGAAGAAGACCACACCCACAACGTAGAAGACCCCTCCCATGGCGAGTTCACACACACCTGCGTGGTCCACCTGCAACATGACGGGCAGCTTCAATTTCTGCTGCATTAGTGACAACATGATCGAATACTTCAATGACATACTGTTTCATGAATTCCTCTTACACTGCTGTCAATCAAAAGATTACATTATTTACCAATTTTGGACTCACCTATTTTATTGGAGCATAGATATTGTTTACAATAATACGAGTAGCAGACAAATAGGAAAgaaatgtatattatataatatatttagtGTCGTTCTTgcatttgaagattttttttgtagcggctctcattagattgtgcaagtgtacaaaATTGCATGTGACCAGTGTTTCTGGACGAAAAGGGGTCAGTGCCCCTTGACAGTTGCCAAAATTTTTACCCCCGTTTTACGCCCCTAATGGCTGTCACACTGCTCCTATTTGTTGGGCAATTTACACCATCAATGGCAAGTTCCTCGAAACAGGATTATTTTTAGGAAACAGCAGAGCGGAAGATACCTGCTACTACCTCCACTGATGAAAACTCAAAACTGCCTGTATTATTCAGGACAATGTCAAATAAAGCctactggaaaaaaatgcagaatttCAACTGTTCAGTTTCATAAATACAGGCAGTCTGTGGTTGCTGCACAATGGCAGGATGTCTGCTGcaatgataaaatgtttttttttttttttttttttttttttttttttttttttttagtgaggggaaaaaataataatacaatgctTCAAGCTACTTACCGTAGACAAGATAACCAGAGCAGGAACAGCTCCCATGGCTACATATCCCAGCAACTCTACCAGCTTGTACCTGCCCGTGGAAACTGTTATTCAATGCCAATGATTCTTGTCCAAACAATGATGGCGTGTACTGTAAACACCTGAGAGTGGGCGTTTGGTTTCAGCCACACTACTGTGTGAAAATCAAAGTGATGATCTTACCGCTCATGGAAGAAGAAGACGTAGATGGACCCAAAACAAGCCATGACCCAGATCAGCCAGCGCATGTGGCACGCCCACGGGCCCAGCTCCCTCAGCATCAACCTGTCCACACACGTCGTGCAAACGTCACGTCACCTCCGGTGTGACCTTAGCCACCCGTCAAACCGTATTATCGCGTTATTTGACTCATCGACAGACCTACCAGGGAGAGTAGGACGCGGCTATGAAGAAGTAGATGGCCATTCGGTCACACATATGGAAAAGTTGCTCCACCTTCctgcaaaagacaaaaatgctacaaaatggaGAGAATAtactgttggaaataaattaatacaattttatggAACGAATAATAGAATTCAGGTTGCAAATGTATGTCAGTGTTTCTGATTGTGCTTAGGCTGAAAGTGAAGGCCTTGTTGGCCCGGACGGTCCAccagtgataaaaaaaataaaataatacaaattgctGTTCTACAAATGCTGAGTTATGCTGATACTATGCGAGCATGCCCCTAAAGCTGCATAGGCATGACATCAGACCAACTAACTGCGCACACTGGCATTGAATTCGCAAACGTCCAGTATTTCAGAAGCGGAGAAAAATATCTACACATGCATCAagaatgagcagcacatttTGTACTTTGACTGACTTTAAATCCCTTGAGAAGCGGTGATGCTGTTACGTAAGGTTAAAGCGAGCGGAAGAATAAGAACAGTAAGTACGTTTGACGCACAATCACACTGGGAGGATTGCTTGTCTCGCAACATTCACACAAATAAACCACTCAATCCTTCGTACTCGCTAAACGAAAAGAATGGAGGATTTAGGAAATGCTGTCAACCACTGAATTATTGTACACTCACGTCTCCCCTATTGattaatttaatcatttttttatgttctgcCTAAGTGTTCCGAGGTACAGAAGAACCTCCAAagtttcaagttatttatttttttcaaaacaaattttgaaaaatgttcctGAAAGAAATTATGTCAAGTGACTTAATTCGTTGCAGGCTCCAACTGTCACATAACATGTtattataaaacctttattaaccgttagtaacatttaaacaattttagCAGTGCTTCATGTCGTCAGAAGAGTGTAAATAATTTTCCAGCGACAACATCTCTCagcattgacattttttaaggAACTGTCATTCTTCATGATGTTACTAGTACGACGTGTTCTGTGAATGTGATGCGAAATATCTTTATAACCAGGTCACATCTGTTGTTTATCTGGACACCTCTGGCTATGTCATAATTAACAGTATAATGaacaaactgtgtgtgtgactgtgagcaCAAACATTCACATCTGGCAAATCATGCCACATgtgacacccccacccccctccacacacacacacacacacacacctgaggTGGCTTATTTTCCAGGCAGTAGCGTGGAAGAGCGTTGAGGTGACAAAGAGACCAGTGAGTCCGCTGCCGTAAAGCCAGGCAGCAACACGATGCCATTGGTCACCTGACAGGAAGTACAGCATGGAACCACCCAGCAAGCTCGGTAGGATCCAGAACTGTAAAGACACCAGTAGCATTTTTACAAGAAATATTATGATGACCAATCTGAGTAAACCCGTCTGCGCAATGATTCAATATCTTTGAAATCCattttaaggtccatgtactagtatgttCTTGGTCTGCACTCGTAGAATGACAGTGCCTTACTAGTAAAGTGTCTCCACGATTCGTCTTTATTAgaaaactactgtgctgaactAGTAACACTACTAGGCTTAACTGATATGCATGTGTCATACACTGGTAGACTTCTTATAAAGGATATCGGctaaattattcaaattttctgttaaataaatacttttaatgTTATACtacatctggattttatttaGAGGAATGTAATTCTTTATGTTTACTAATGCACATCCTGAGCACATTCAATTTAATAGAAAGAAAAGTGATTTTGCCAAacattttagagctgtaattgcaatacTGTGAAACTGCATTATTTTTGCTCATGGTTATCATCAAGTCAGAATCTGATCCAGGCCCATGCCTAGGCAGCAACCCTATGGCGGGACCGTCATAAAATTGTAGGTGCTGTGgcttctcccacattccaaaaacatgcatgttaggtttactgaagactctaaattgtccacaggtgtgagtgtaaatggttgtttgtctttatgtgccctgtgattggctggcaaccagtccagtttCACCCAAAAGTCATctggataagctccagctcacccataaccctaatgaggacaaacggtAGAGAAAGCGGTTGGACGGTACCGTACACACACAGCGAGGTAAGTCAACAGACTTGCTCCGACTCTTTTTCTTGATAGCGTCATGCCTTTGCGTGGCAGAATTCATAggccaaagaaaaaatattacatatgCCAGCCCCACCCACTAGGCTGTCCTTCTGGCAAACTGTGGATGGAATGCTGGCAAATACACAAAACTCCCAAAATAACCCTATAAATATTGTAAGGTAATCACACAAGGCTGTGTGAGGTCTTTAACTTGAGTGATGTTGTTTTACTATACAAAATAATGATACGCAACACAGTCCAGATCGTAAAACAATCCCACGTGTGTGGGAAAGGCCTTCTCAGCCACACAAAAACCTCTTAAAACTTTttgtcgtcgtcgttgttgttggatccattttttttttctttgattgtGCTTAGCGTGAGAACatttctgtgttttcctctcGGTCTTCTTTAAATGCTTTCCTGACATGAACATTCCTGCCCCTCTCCTTGCACAACTGCAGCCTCTGCTGAGCGATACCATGCTTTGCACAAGGTGAACATGTCGTTGCTTGTGATGTGCGGCTTGCCTTTCACTTGTTGTGTGGGGCTTAACCATCACCATGACCGCGCTTTCTCCCTGCTCTTTTCCATCTTTCATTCACTCGTTTTCCCTCCGAGGCCGAATGCGTTCAGGGATTACAGCAGATTAGGGAACGCTACAGGCTGAATCATGGATTACAGACCACTGTCCCGAGCAGAGAGCCCCAAATCCTTACTGTTCCGCCTCAAtcctctgcatcttttttcagATCTTTCACTGAGCTGATGTTACTCATCAGAAATACAGTAGTCTTGGACATAGAGGAGATAAAACACAAATGATTTGCAGCTATACCCATCATAATTCCACAATTCACGTGTTtgatgtgtgttttgtgtgtgactcACCCCGTGTGTGGCACAGTTAGCAGCATGTTCGTATTCAGTTGGCTGGTATCTCTCATTGGCTGGCACCCTGGTATTCATGAACCTGACGACAGAAAAGAAACGGGTTTGTACGTCATTTGAAGATCTGATGGCATCGTTAGTTAATTTACAACGGAATTATTTCATaacctgtgagtgtgtgtgagtgctgGACTCATTCTTGCGGGATTTAAATGCTGCTAATCCACATCACGTTGGAGGGAATTTTTGCATGCCCCATCGATACTTGGCAAACTGTGTTGTCATGGTCAGCTCTCATTTGacattacagtatgtacagtaaatatcaaGTGTTCTAGATTTGTTAACTTAGATGGGTGTTCAGAAAAAGAACCTGCACTCCCCAGTTTTATACTATACAATATTATTTATTCACTCCAGTGATTTTTGCTATTTATGCCAATCATTAAATAACGTAAATAcacatgcgcgcgcgcacacacgcacacacacacacacacgcacatgtagTTTCATTGGTCCTGTGACAATAACCTTCTATTCTATTCACAGACACATATCCGCCTATGAGTTACTATTATCAGCAGTCATATTAATCAGATtccaacataaaaatatatatcagtttaatgaaaacatgattaaagtacagtattttgaattgcaatatttaaaatgatttccccctgcaattggctggcgactagtttagggtgtaccctcccCCCGAGTCACCaaaagtcagctcggataggctccagatctcccacaaccctaatgaagataagcggtattgaaaatggatttcTGGATGGTATTTCCTTGGATTGAACTATTTCAGGTGAGTATTTCAATATGTTGGTGAGCTCCTTAAGAAGTGGGCAAAATTCCAAATGTGACCTGACTACAATATAAAATCTATGCAATTTACAAATCAATATGATTATATGGACTTCCTGATCCTGTGTGATGTCATAAATCCCATCCACACAAAATCTCAGTAAGattttcataataaaaaaatgttttgtgacaAACTGCATTGTTCGGCGACGCTAAAGTCTTcccttgcatgtgtgtgtgcaactTTATCCGATATAAATCCCAGAGAGA
This Phycodurus eques isolate BA_2022a chromosome 16, UOR_Pequ_1.1, whole genome shotgun sequence DNA region includes the following protein-coding sequences:
- the mmd2a gene encoding monocyte to macrophage differentiation factor 2a isoform X2, which gives rise to MCLLFLSARLWDVRNGGSVDGDAQTDARKMDLKWTTFGRFMNTRVPANERYQPTEYEHAANCATHGFWILPSLLGGSMLYFLSGDQWHRVAAWLYGSGLTGLFVTSTLFHATAWKISHLRKVEQLFHMCDRMAIYFFIAASYSPWLMLRELGPWACHMRWLIWVMACFGSIYVFFFHERWTTQVCVNSPWEGSSTLWVWSSSRVTALSLSPTLFGIFSWQPEQAFTTTPSGGTSTCLGNLWRPPGDGALLSR
- the mmd2a gene encoding monocyte to macrophage differentiation factor 2a isoform X1, which produces MCLLFLSARLWDVRNGGSVDGDAQTDARKMDLKWTTFGRFMNTRVPANERYQPTEYEHAANCATHGFWILPSLLGGSMLYFLSGDQWHRVAAWLYGSGLTGLFVTSTLFHATAWKISHLRKVEQLFHMCDRMAIYFFIAASYSPWLMLRELGPWACHMRWLIWVMACFGSIYVFFFHERYKLVELLGYVAMGAVPALVILSTVDHAGVCELAMGGVFYVVGVVFFKSDGFVPFAHAIWHLFVAAGAGIHYYAIWRYLYLPRQLMETSR
- the mmd2a gene encoding monocyte to macrophage differentiation factor 2a isoform X3, which encodes MCLLFLSARLWDVRNGGSVDGDAQTDARKMDLKWTTFGRFMNTRVPANERYQPTEYEHAANCATHGFWILPSLLGGSMLYFLSGDQWHRVAAWLYGSGLTGLFVTSTLFHATAWKISHLRKVEQLFHMCDRMAIYFFIAASYSPWLMLRELGPWACHMRWLIWVMACFGSIYVFFFHERCLQYTPSLFGQESLALNNSFHGQVQAGRVAGICSHGSCSCSGYLVYGGPRRCV